A portion of the Prosthecobacter fusiformis genome contains these proteins:
- a CDS encoding pirin family protein: protein MKTKLRRSNERGHADHGWLNSHHTFSFADYYDPSYMGFRSLRVINQDRVAPNGGFPTHPHRDMEIFSYVLEGTLAHKDSLGNGRELKPGQVQLMSAGKGVLHSEFNPSPTETAHFLQIWIQPQARALVPSYTEWHPDPAKEKETKVLVISPDGRDDSATIHQDADVYRVRLGSSASVDHEVKAGRGVWFQLIKGQATINGQTLQPGDALSTEDAGTLTITSDGTDTEALLFDLG from the coding sequence ATGAAAACCAAACTTCGCAGATCGAATGAAAGAGGCCACGCTGACCACGGCTGGTTAAACAGTCATCACACTTTCAGTTTCGCCGATTACTATGACCCCTCCTACATGGGTTTCCGCAGTCTTCGTGTGATCAATCAGGACCGGGTGGCCCCTAACGGCGGTTTCCCCACGCACCCGCACCGGGACATGGAAATCTTTAGCTATGTGCTGGAAGGCACCCTGGCCCATAAGGACAGCCTGGGCAACGGCCGCGAGCTGAAGCCCGGCCAGGTGCAACTGATGAGCGCTGGCAAAGGTGTGCTGCATAGTGAGTTCAATCCGTCCCCCACGGAGACGGCCCACTTCCTGCAAATCTGGATCCAGCCGCAGGCCCGTGCGCTGGTGCCCAGCTACACCGAATGGCATCCAGATCCCGCTAAGGAGAAGGAAACCAAGGTGCTGGTCATCTCCCCCGATGGCCGGGACGATTCCGCCACCATCCATCAGGATGCGGATGTCTATCGTGTCCGCCTGGGCTCCTCCGCCAGTGTGGATCATGAGGTGAAGGCGGGCCGTGGTGTTTGGTTCCAGCTCATCAAAGGGCAGGCCACCATCAACGGACAGACCCTGCAACCTGGCGATGCTTTGAGCACCGAAGATGCAGGCACGCTGACCATCACCTCAGACGGCACGGATACGGAGGCGCTGCTCTTTGATCTTGGCTAA